In the genome of Maridesulfovibrio zosterae DSM 11974, the window ATCGCTGGCAGGGTTACTCAATTCTGGATTTGATACGCGAGCATAGTTGAAAATATGTACGCAAGTTAAATTAACTCGCTTGGCTGTCTCATGCAGATTCATGGCTTCCAAACGCTCAAGGATCGCAACTATATCTTTATTCGTTATTTCAAAAATGGATTTATCGGCTATGAAAGGAAATACATGATTCACAAGTCTGCCGTATATGGTCTGCCTGTCTTTTTTGTTTGCCAGAGTTAATGATTTTTTCGCAAACCATTTATCCGCAATAACTTTAAAACTATAACTGCCGTCTATCTTAGCTTTCTGCTCTTGTCGCTCTCGGGATGGATCTAATCCTTTAGCTAGTGTCTGGCGCATCTCAAAAACACGATTTCGTGCTTCTTTCAAGCTCACTTCTGGATACAACCCTAAAGAGAGCATTTTTGCTTTGCGATTAAATTGATAGCGGAGCCGCCACCTTTTAGACCCGTTAGGAATAATTTCTAAACAAAGACCGTTGTTGTCGGAGATTCGGTATAGCTTCTTCTTGGGCTTTGATGATTCAATTTGTTTTATAGTTAAAGGCATTTAAGAGTCCATGCGTTAAAAGTTGAGTAACATTTTATCCAAAAAACTGGTTACTCAAACTCTTACTCAATAAAAAGGTCTGTATCAACCTACCACATGAAATCTCGTGAAACCTAGAAAACAAAAAAGCCCTGCGTTAGCAGGGCTTTAGGCACTTCCTGAAATGAAGTGAATATGAAATATGGCGGAGAGGGAGGGATTCGAACCCCCGGAGGGCTCGCACCCTCAATAGTTTTCAAGACTACCGCGTTCAACCGGACTCTGCCACCTCTCCAAAACGTGAGAACAGAACTTTCCCGAAATTAGATCTTTTGTCAACACTTTTTTAAAAAAAAACTAAAAAATTTGTCTTTTAAATCAGGACTTACTTTATAACAGTCATCAAAAGCGAAATTAGAGCAGTAAAAACCTTGAGCTACGATAATCCAATCGAAAATTAGATAAAAATCCCCTTTTCATTCAAGTCATCTCCGTATGCTCTAACTTCAGCAATAGACTTCAATCCGATTTTTTTCATAAAATTGGACCTATGCTTCTCAACAGTTTTAACACTGATATTAAGAAGATCAGCTATTTCCCTATTTTTATACCCTGCAAGAACATGCTTAAGAATTTCACGTTCACGGGCAGTCAACAAATCAAGCTTATCACATCCCCTGCCCCGTTCCTTTTTAAGAAAACCCTTGGCAACCTCACCAGAAATATCCGGTGCTAGATAAACTTTACCTTCCATGACTGTACGAATTGCCATCATCAACTCTTCGCTTGATGATGTTTTCAACACATACCCACTTGCTCCTGCATCAAGGGCTGAAAAAACATGTACTGCTTCTCCGTGTGCTGTAAGAGCTAAAATTTTTGTTTTCCCAATCCCGGCAAGCTCTTGAATAGCCTGCACACCACTCTTAACGGGCATAGAAAGATCCATAAGAACAATAT includes:
- a CDS encoding response regulator → MLNLVGVVIADDHALVREGLKTILKSQSGINVLGMAENGEEAVRLCKRLNPDIVLMDLSMPVKSGVQAIQELAGIGKTKILALTAHGEAVHVFSALDAGASGYVLKTSSSEELMMAIRTVMEGKVYLAPDISGEVAKGFLKKERGRGCDKLDLLTAREREILKHVLAGYKNREIADLLNISVKTVEKHRSNFMKKIGLKSIAEVRAYGDDLNEKGIFI